From the Deltaproteobacteria bacterium HGW-Deltaproteobacteria-18 genome, the window TGCTCCGTGCGCGTAGCCAGACCCGTGGCCGGGCCGGGGCGCTGAACCACGGCAAATACCACGGGCGTCTCCGAGACTCCGGCCAGGCTGACGGCCTCGGTCATGAGGGCGAACCCGCCGCCCGAGGTGGGCACGATGCTCCGCGCTCCGGCGTAGGACGCGCCGAGCGCCATGTTCGCGGCCGCTATCTCGTCCTCGGCCTGCTCCACCACAACGCCCATCTCGACGGCGGCCTGGACCAGGCCTTCGGCGATGGAGGTCGCCGGGGACATGGGATAATAGCCGCAAAAACGCACACCTGCGGCAAGCGCGCCAAGAACGATGGCCTGGTTGCCGTCCATGGTCAGCAGTCCGGCCGGGCCCCCGGCTTTGGGCAGGGGCAGGCTCGGGGCGTTTTCGACAGCCCACTTCATGGAGGACGCCAGCACGCGCAGATTGCTGGAGACGATTTCGTCCCCCTTGGCACCGAACTGCTCCTCAAGCTGCTCCTCGAACAGGGACGCCTCAAGGCCGAGCATGGCCCCTATCACGCCGAGCAGGGCAACATTGCGAAAAACAGGACGCGGCGCGAGCTCCGCAAAGGGGATGGCCACAAGGCCGGGAGTATCGGGCAGTTCCCAGCCCGCGTCGGCCAGAATGATGGCCGGATCCTTGAGTTTGTCCTTGTGCAGGACCACGCTCTCCCGGCTCATGGCCGCCAACAGATGAAACGTGTCCGGCGGCCCCGGCACGGGCTGCGAACCGATGCGCAGACGAAAATTATTGTGTCCGCCCCGTACCCGGGACATGACATGCTGGGCCGCGAGCAGATGCCTGCCCGAGCGGACCACGGCTTTTCCCAGCAGCCCGGAAACGGTATCCAGGCCCTGCCCGGCCTCTCCCCCCATGATCAAATGCAGTTCTTCGTGCACGAATATCTCCTTGGTTTTCCATGAGCGCGGAGATCCCGCGACATGAATATCGACCATCCTCCTGCTTGCATATTTTGCGGGAGGAGACAACCATCAGCGGATGGCCATGATGAAAAAAGTGCTCCGGTGGCGCACGTGCCGGAGCCTGACGCCCTCCACCCGGCATC encodes:
- a CDS encoding 2-oxoacid:acceptor oxidoreductase subunit alpha, with the translated sequence MVDIHVAGSPRSWKTKEIFVHEELHLIMGGEAGQGLDTVSGLLGKAVVRSGRHLLAAQHVMSRVRGGHNNFRLRIGSQPVPGPPDTFHLLAAMSRESVVLHKDKLKDPAIILADAGWELPDTPGLVAIPFAELAPRPVFRNVALLGVIGAMLGLEASLFEEQLEEQFGAKGDEIVSSNLRVLASSMKWAVENAPSLPLPKAGGPAGLLTMDGNQAIVLGALAAGVRFCGYYPMSPATSIAEGLVQAAVEMGVVVEQAEDEIAAANMALGASYAGARSIVPTSGGGFALMTEAVSLAGVSETPVVFAVVQRPGPATGLATRTEQADLDLVLYAGHGEFPRAILAPSTLDDCFHLTHRAFDLAEKSQGPVFLLSDQYLASTARSVAPFDLEALAPVTEPDLGDTDPEKYRRYNWDNPISPRRIPGHGKSLVLADSHEHDEIGHIIEDGGIRVRMQDKRQAKMEELLSRVLPPEFSGDEEPELLLVGWGSSCEVLREVTAELRKSGTRAACLCFTQVWPLLPETFMPRLESAAAVVAVEGNSTAQFAGLLRKTTGFHIQDTVLRYDGRALTAGFVMERLQPVLEAL